ATAGGACAGTTTTGAACCATCAAACATCGCTGAAGTAAACCCCATCTCAATCGCCCGTCTGATATATTCCTCATCTTCTCCATGATCCAGGTGAACACAAATCTCTGCTGAACTTTTTTGAGCCAGTTTAACCATTAAAGGACCAATCAAATCAAGCGGCGCGATTTTATCATGAATCTGGGCGTGATTTAAAATCACTGGTATACCAGTGATTTCAGCTGCTGTTATTACCGCCTGAATAGTTTCCAGATTGGGGGTATTAAAAGCACCAATCGCATAATTACCTTTGACAGCTTTTTCAAGAATTTCTTTTAAATTGACTAACATCGTTTATCCTTTCACGGTTTTACAGGCCACAATATCAGCGCCAGAACAACAGATATCCGGAATAACAACTTGACCAATCTTTACAGCATTATCTATTTGTGTCTCATGAATTTGCTTCATCGCATCCATCATATTTCTTAAGGCAATCGGTTGGCTGCTTTTAACTGGCACCGAAATCTCTCCGGTTGAACTTTTCAAAATCACCGTACTGGTTAAGGTCCTGACAGGATCGGTCATTTCTTTTTCGGCAAATACAATTCCTCTCTTACAGCTGTTTCCTTCGATTTTGATAATCTGTCCCCCATCTGAGAAGACTGATATTCGACATTCTGAAGGACAAGTCGTACAGCATATCTGATCACACTTCATCCTCAACCTCCTCGATAATAATTCTGATCGACTGTTTTCCATTTATTTCTACTAAATTAACGGGAAATTCTTCCATAATACTGGGCTTAAATGATTTTATTTTGCTCTCTGAAATAATTTTATCACCATTGATTACCTTAATGACACCAGAATCAAGGGGTTTTTTAACTCTGAATTTAATCTGCAGGTCCTGAGCAGCGACCTGGTCAAAATAAGACGGTACCGTATAGGCAATATTTTCACCATGTTCAATAGCACTCTTTTCACCCTCTGATGGCTGTCGGTCTGACAAAGCATAGGCTGCGGCCTTCCCTCCTGCCTGGATTGCTTCAACCGTCACCTTATCAACCAGATCATGAACATGAAGTACATTGCCACAAGCAAAGACGCCGCTGACAGATGTTTCCAGATCCTGGTTGACTAAAGGACCATTGGTCCGCTGATCTAGGACTACACCTAATTTTTGTGACAATTCATTTTCCGGAATTAAGCCAACCGACAAAAGCAGCGTATCACAGGGAACTATTTTTTCTTTTCCCGGTATCGGACAACCGCACGCATCGACCTGACAGACTTCGACCGCTTCCACCCGAGGATAACCGATTACCCTGGTAACCGTAGTTGATAAATGAAGAGGAATACAAAAATCATCCAAACAGTTTTTCACGTTTCTGAACAGGCCATTGGCATAAGGCATCAGCTCATAAACACCGACGACCTCCATTCCTTCAAGAGCCAGTCGCCTGGCCATGATCAGTCCAATATCACCAGACCCAAGTATAACTATCCGGTTTCCCGGCTTCAGATTTTCCATGTTAACATAGCGTTGTGCAAGCCCCGCTGTCAGTACTCCTGCCGGACGGCTTCCAGGAATTTTAATGGCACCCCTGGTCCGCTCCCGACATCCCATCGATAAAACAATTGCCCCGGCTTGAAGAGTTATGATACCTTGAGTACTGACCGCCACGACTTCTTTATGAGCTTTAATCTCTGTCACCATCGTATTTAGAAAAACTTTAATCCGAGCCTTCTCAACCTGGTTTTTAAAATTTTCCGCATACTCCGGTCCGGTTAGTTCTTCTTTAAAATACTGTAGACCAAAACCACTGTGAATACACTGATTTAAAATACCACCCAGCTCATCATTTCGCTCAAGGATGGCAACGCTGGCACCTTTCCTTGACGCTTCTACCGCTGCCCCCATACCAGCAGGACCGCCGCCGACCACGACAACATCAAATTTATACATCACTCATCCCTTGACCTTTCCGAAAATCAGCTGCGACCCCTCATCTTCAAGAAGGACCTGTTCAACCGGCAAACCATGCACTTTGGCCAGAATCGATAAAACCTTATACTGACAAAAACCGCTCTGACAACGTCCCATGCCGGCACGAGTCCGCCTTTTAATCCCATCTACCGTTGTCGCCGGAATACTGCTTTGGATTGCCGCCAAAATTTCTCCCTCGGTGACTGATTCACAACGGCAGACCATATGACCGAACGCGATGTTTTCTTTGATTAAAAGATCCTGCTCAACTTCTGGCAATTGGTTGAAAATTGTCGGCGCTTTGCGATAAGGGTTAAAAGACTTCTTATCACGCAAATCCAATCCGGCATTGTTTAAAAGATCTCTGACTCGCTCGGCGATTGCCGGTGCCGATGCCATTCCCGGCGACTGAATCCCGGCAGCATGAATAAAGTGCTGGTCTACTGTTGAGATTTCAATGAAAAAGTCGTTGTTATGGTCAAGAACCACCGGTCTTAAGCCGGCAAAGGTTCGAATAATTTTTCGTTCATCCAGTTCTGGTAAAATATGGTGAACACCTTTAATCAGCGCTTCGATTCCCTTTTTATAATTGGAAACATCCTCTTTATCATTCATCATAGTAGCGGTAGAACCGACAATAGTGTTGCCATGAATGGTGGGAATACAGGCGATACCCTTGGTATCAGGACCCGGACAGGGAAACATCACTGTTTGCGGTTTAATTCTCATATCCCGGTCAAATACCAGTAAATCCCCATGGCGAGGCTGCATCCGATATTCTTCAATCCCTGCCAGTTTCGCCACATCATCAGCATGATTTCCGGCAGCATTAACAATGTATTTTGTTTTATATTGAGATGACTCGGTCATAATTAAGAAATCTTCGCCCATTTTTTCAATTTTTCCAACCGTTTCTCCCAGAAAA
This genomic interval from Eubacteriaceae bacterium ES3 contains the following:
- a CDS encoding NAD(P)/FAD-dependent oxidoreductase, with the protein product MTRYDVIIIGGGITGSAIARELSRFELKVALLEKGLDIGMGATKGNGGVVHQGYDPVPGSVKAKINAEGARQFPQLSRELGFEISNPGLFVLGFGAADLEVLKHKLDYGIRNGIKDIRIVDKETVKEKEPHINSNVTHGLSVPTTTVVDPFEVALAFAENAVDNGVEVFLGETVGKIEKMGEDFLIMTESSQYKTKYIVNAAGNHADDVAKLAGIEEYRMQPRHGDLLVFDRDMRIKPQTVMFPCPGPDTKGIACIPTIHGNTIVGSTATMMNDKEDVSNYKKGIEALIKGVHHILPELDERKIIRTFAGLRPVVLDHNNDFFIEISTVDQHFIHAAGIQSPGMASAPAIAERVRDLLNNAGLDLRDKKSFNPYRKAPTIFNQLPEVEQDLLIKENIAFGHMVCRCESVTEGEILAAIQSSIPATTVDGIKRRTRAGMGRCQSGFCQYKVLSILAKVHGLPVEQVLLEDEGSQLIFGKVKG
- a CDS encoding FAD-dependent oxidoreductase gives rise to the protein MYKFDVVVVGGGPAGMGAAVEASRKGASVAILERNDELGGILNQCIHSGFGLQYFKEELTGPEYAENFKNQVEKARIKVFLNTMVTEIKAHKEVVAVSTQGIITLQAGAIVLSMGCRERTRGAIKIPGSRPAGVLTAGLAQRYVNMENLKPGNRIVILGSGDIGLIMARRLALEGMEVVGVYELMPYANGLFRNVKNCLDDFCIPLHLSTTVTRVIGYPRVEAVEVCQVDACGCPIPGKEKIVPCDTLLLSVGLIPENELSQKLGVVLDQRTNGPLVNQDLETSVSGVFACGNVLHVHDLVDKVTVEAIQAGGKAAAYALSDRQPSEGEKSAIEHGENIAYTVPSYFDQVAAQDLQIKFRVKKPLDSGVIKVINGDKIISESKIKSFKPSIMEEFPVNLVEINGKQSIRIIIEEVEDEV
- a CDS encoding DUF1667 domain-containing protein, with translation MKCDQICCTTCPSECRISVFSDGGQIIKIEGNSCKRGIVFAEKEMTDPVRTLTSTVILKSSTGEISVPVKSSQPIALRNMMDAMKQIHETQIDNAVKIGQVVIPDICCSGADIVACKTVKG